The Prevotella melaninogenica nucleotide sequence AACGATTGATAAAGCCTAAATCAATACGTCCTACGTGTACTTCTGTACCCAATTTATTGCCCGCTACGTCGCCTACTTTTTGGGCAAGAAAACCCTGTACTGCTGGTATGTGTAGCAGTACGATTGTGGTTATGTAAAGACCCGCTATGGTCCATATAACCCATCGTATAATTGTTCTAAGTTTCTTCAATGCGTCTACAAAACTACAAAAAAACCATTTTATACTGAAATTATTATATCTAAATGTGCCAAATCTGCTTAAAATTTGCTACATTTGCAGAAAATAAGCTACGCTCGGCAAGCAAAGGATTGTTTATCTTATGTTTTGTGAAGCTTATTTAGGGTTGAAAATATTAAGATGAAATAATATAAAAATCGCTTTATCATTGTTATGGCAAATGTAATTAAGTTACGAAAGGGCTTAGACATTAACCTTACAGGACGCGCGCAGGAACAGATGTTACCTGTGAAATCATCTACGGAATACGCTTTGGTTCCAGATGACTTCCCAGGATTGACACCTAAGGTGACCGTTCGTGAAGGTGATCATGTCCGAGCTGGTGACCCATTGTTTGTTGACAAAGGGTGCACTGAAGTTAGCTTCGCTTCTCCTGTGAGCGGTACCGTCACAGCTGTTGAGCGCGGAGAAAGACGTAAGGTGTTGCGTGTGAAGATTGCTGCCGATGCGCAGCAGGAGTATGCTGACTTCGGCGTGAAGGACGTGGCGGGCTTATCCGCTGATGATGTCAAGGCTTCATTGCTGCAGGCGGGATTGTTTGGTTATATCAATCAACTGCCTTATGCTGTTGCTACACGTCCAGACACAGAACCAAAGGCAATTTTCGTGTCTGCACTTCGTGATAAACCTTTGCAGAATGACTTCGAGTTTGAGTTGAATGGTCAGGAGAAAGACTTCCAGACTGGTTTGACAGCTCTCGCTAAGATTGCAAAGGTTTATTTGGGTATTGGTGCAAAGCAGTCGGCTTCAGCGTTGACTGGAGCAAAGGATGTTGAGGTAACTGTTTTCGATGGTCCTTGCCCAGCAGGTAATGTTGGTGTACAGGTAAATCACATCGACCCAGTTAATAAGGGCGAAGTGGTATGGACTGTTGAGCCAACAGCCGTTATCTTCTTTGGTCGCTTGTTTAACACCGGTAAGGTAAACCTCACTCGTCGTGTAGCCATTGCAGGTAGTATGGTAAAGCAGACTGGTTATGTAGATGCCCTCGTTGGTACTCCATTGAAGCAGATTCTTGTAGACAACATCGCTGATGGCTGTCATGTTCGCATCCTCAACGGTAATCCTCTCACTGGTGTCATCGCTAATGAAGAATCAGTGCTTGGTGCACATACTTCAGAGATAACATTGATTCCAGAGGGTGATGACGTACACGAAATCTTCGGTTGGATGCTCCCTCGTTTCAATGACTTCTCTACTTCTCACAGCTACTTCACTTGGTTGCAGGGCAAGAAGGCGTACAATCTCGATGCACGTGTCAAGGGTGGAGAGCGTCACATGATTATGAGTGGCGAGTACGACAGAGTGTTACCAATGGATATCTACAGTGAGTACCTCATCAAGTCAATTATCTCTGGCAATATTGACAGCCAAGAGCAGTTGGGTATCTATGAGGTAAGTCCAGAAGACTTTGCACTCGCTGAGTTCGTTGATAGTTCTAAGTTACCTTTGCAGAAGATTGTGCGTGAGGGCTTGGATATCCTTAGAAAAGAGAATGCATAGGGGTCTTATGAGCCCACAATGACTTTAACTTCAGTTTCAGTTCAGTTTTCTCAGAATGTTATCCGTCAGCAGTCAGCCAGTAGTCATTGACGTAACGGAAAGTTCTCGTTGGCAGAGAATGATGTTGGCAGAGCTTAGTAAGATGATTACAAACGGCTTGTACAGATATTACAAACGGCTTGTACAAACATTACAAACGTTTGGTAACAATTCAAGAAACAGAAACTTTGGACTTTAAGAACCCTATAATAAAAGTAATATGAGTTTAAGAAATTATCTCGATAAGATACGCCCAAACTTTGAAGAGGGCGGAAAGCTTCACGCTTTCAAGAGTGTCTACGATGGTTTCGAGACGTTCCTTTATGTTCCTAACGAGACATCAAAGAGCGGAACTTCTATCCATGACGCTATTGACTCGAAGCGAATTATGAGTTTGGTGGTACTTTCATTAGTACCAGCTATGCTCTTCGGTATGTACAATATCGGCTATCAGAACGCTTTAGCAGCTGGTAAGTTGGCTGATGCTACCTGCTGGGGAATGTTCCTCTATGGTATGCTTGCCCTGTTGCCAAAGATTCTTGTGTCTTACATTGTCGGCTTAGGTATTGAGTTTGCTTGGGCACAGTGGAAGGGTGAGGAGATTCAGGAAGGTTATCTTGTATCAGGTATTCTGATTCCATTGATTATTCCTGTGACCACACCACTTTGGATTCTTGTGCTTGCAGTAGCCTTTGCTGTCATCTTCACGAAGGAAATCTTCGGTGGAACAGGTATGAATATCTTTAACGTTGCCTTGGCTGCACGTGCCTTCCTCTTCTTCTCTTATCCAAGTAAGATGACGGGTGATAGCATCTGGGTAGCAAAGGATTCTATCTTAGGTCTCGGCTATACCTTGCCAGACGGTTTCACAATGGCAACCCCATTGGGTGAGATTGCACAGGGAACAAGTGTGAACGCATCTGTATGTGATATGGTATTAGGTCTTATCCCAGGTTCTGTGGGTGAGACATCTGTTATCGCTATCGCTATCGGTGCTGTAATCCTTCTTTGGACAAACATCGCCAGCTGGAAGACAATGTTGAGCGTATTCCTCGGTGGTACTGTGATGGGACTTATCTTCCATTCAACTGGTGCAACACCAATTCAGTGGTATGAACACCTTGTTTTAGGTGGTTTCTGCTTCGGTGCAGTCTTCATGGCAACCGACCCAGTAACCTCAGCACGTACAGAGACAGGTAAGTGGGTATATGGTTTCTTCATTGGTGCGATGGCTATCATCATCCGTGTATTGAACCCAGGTTATCCAGAGGGTATGATGCTTGCTATCCTCTTTGGTAATATGTTCGCCCCACTCATCGACTACTGTGTAGTTCAGTCAAACATCAGCAAGCGCGCAAAGCGTGCTAAATAAATAAGGAGGACGAAGAAATGAAAACAAATAGTAATTCTTATACAATTATCTATTCTGCCATCCTCGTGCTGATTGTAGCCTTTTTGCTTGCTTTCGTATTCCAAGCATTGAAGCCAATGCAGGATGCTAATGTACAGCTTGATCAGCAGAAGCAGATTCTCTTTGCACTCAATCAGAATCGTGATATGAGCAATGAGGAGGCTGTTAAGCTTTGGAAGCAGATTATCATAGCAGATGATATCATCAATGCAGATGGTAAGGTCGTTGAGGCTGGAAAGCAGGGTGGCGTTGATGCCGGCTTTAAGTTGAATAGTAAGGATGCCAAGGAAGGCAAACTCGCTTTGTTCCGTTGTAAGGTAAACGGTGAAGATAAGTATGTTATCCCTGTTTATGGTAATGGTCTTTGGGGACCTATCAATGGCTTCATCGCTATCAATGGTGATAAGAGAACCGTCTTTGGTGCTTACTTCAACCACGAGAGTGAGACTGCTGGTCTCGGTGCTGAAATCAAAGACAACAAGGCATGGCAGGATTTGTTCAAGGGTAAGCATCTCTTTAGTGGAAACGATACTCAGAAGATAGCACTTGCTGTTGAAAAGAAAATCGAAGACCCATCTACGCAGGTAGATGCCGTAACAGGTGCAACGCTTACCAGTAATGGTGTAACAGAGATGTTCCATGCAGACAAGGGTGGACTTCAGCCTTACGTTAAATTCCTGAACAGCAAATAATATTCTAATCTTTAGAACAATAAGAATATGGATTTATTCTCAAAACAAAATAGAGAGGTGTTCAGCAATCCGCTGAATCTGGACAATCCAATTATGGTCCAGGTGCTCGGTATCTGTTCTGCCCTTGCCGTAACTTCACAGCTGAAGCCGGCAATAGTTATGGGACTTGCCGTTACCATTATTACGGCATTCTCTAATGTTATTATTTCACTTATCCGTAACACAATCCCTAACCGTATTCGTATTATCGTGCAGTTGGTGGTTGTTGCAGCTCTGGTAACGATTGTTAGTCAGATTCTTAAGGCTGTGGCTTACGATGTGAGTGTAGAGCTTTCAGTTTATGTTGGACTTATCATTACCAACTGTATCCTTATGGGACGTCTTGAGGCTTTTGCTATGACAAACAAGCCTTGGCCAAGTTTCCTTGATGGTGTCGGCAACGGTTTAGGTTACGCTATGATACTTGTTGTTGTAGGTGCTGTTCGTGAGTTCTTTGGTCGTGGCTCATTGCTCGGTTTCAAGATTCTCCCACAAAGCCTCTATGATGCAGGTTATATGGACAACGGAATGATGTCAATGCCAGCAATGGCACTCATCCTTCTCGGTTGTGTTATTTGGGTTCATCGTGCATATTTCTATAAAGAAGACAAGAAGTAATTATGGAACATCTTATTAGTTTATTCTTCCGGTCCATCTTTGTGGACAATATGATATTTGCGTTCTTCCTCGGTATGTGTTCATACCTTGCGGTATCTAAGAGCGTAAAGACTTCATTGGGTCTTGGTGTGGCCGTAACATTCGTGTTGCTTGTTACCACACCAATCAACTATCTTTTGCTGACTAAGGTCCTCGGTCCAGACTGTCTTGCAGAGGGTGTTGACCTTACTTATCTTAGTTTCATTCTCTTTATCGCTGTCATCGCTGGTATCGTACAGATTGTGGAGATGGCTGTTGAGAAGTTCTCACCTTCACTTTATGGTGCGTTGGGTATCTTCCTTCCGCTGATTGCCGTTAACTGTGCTATCATGGGTGCTTCACTCTTTATGCAGCAGCGTATCGGTCTTGACCCAGCAAGCACACAGTATATTGGTACTGTATGGGACGCACTTGTCTATGGTACAGGTTCTGGTCTTGGCTGGACATTGGCTATCGTGGCAATGGGTGCTATTCGTGAGAAGATGGAATATTCTGATGTACCAAAGCCTTTGCAGGGTCTTGGCATCACATTTATTACAGTAGGACTGATGGCAATGGCAATGATGTGCTTCTCAGGTCTTAAAATCTAAGTAAACAATGGGACAATTCATAACAATAAGTATTGTGGTATTCCTTATCACCATCCTTGTGTTGGTGATTCTTCTGCTTGTGTCTAAGAAGTATCTCAGTCCAAGCGGAAAGGTAAAGATAACAATTAACGGTGATAAGGAGATGACCGTTGATCAGGGTAGCTCAGTTCTGTCTACGCTGAATGAGAACGGTGTGTTCCTCCCTTCTGCTTGTGGTGGTAAGGGTAGCTGTGGCCAGTGTAAGTTGCAGGTAGTAGAAGGTGGCGGTGAGATTCTCGATTCAGAACGTCCTCACTTTAGCCGTAAGGATGTTAAAGATCATTGGCGTCTCGGATGTCAATGTAAGGTGAAGGGTGATATGTCACTCAAGGTTCCTGAGTCTGTCATGGGCGTTAAGGAGTGGGAGTGTACCGTTATCTCTAACAAGAACGTGTCAAGCTTTATCAAGGAGTTCAAGGTTGCCTTGCCTCCTGGTGAGCACATGGACTTCGTTCCAGGTTCTTACGCACAGATTTCTATTCCTGCTTACGACTGCATTGACTATGATAAGGACTTCGATAAGAACGATATCGGTGAGGAATACCTTGGTCCTTGGAAGCAATTTAACCTCCTTTCTCTGAAGGGAAAGAATCCAGAGCCAACTGTTCGTGCTTACTCTATGGCGAACTATCCAGCTGAGGGTGACATCATCACACTGACTGTTCGTATTGCAACACCTCCATTCCTGCCACGTCCGCAGGTTGGTTTCCAGAACGTACCAACTGGTATTGGTTCTACTTACATCTTCTCTCTTAAGGAGGGTGATAAGGTGATGATGAGTGGACCTTATGGCGACTTCCATCCTAACTTCACTTCTGGTAAGGAGATGATTTGGATTGGTGGTGGTGCTGGTATGGCTCCTTTGCGTGCGCAGATTATGCACATGACAAAGACCCTCCACACTCGTGATCGTGAGATGCACTTCTTCTATGGTGCGCGTTCACTCAGTGAGGCATTCTTCTTGGAAGACTTCTGGGAACTTGAGAAGGAATATCCTAACTTCCATTTCCACCTCTCTCTCGACCGTCAAGACCCTAAGGCTGATGAGGCTGGCGTGAAGTATTACACTGGTTTTGCAGTAAACTGTATCCGTGATGAGTATCTAAAGGATCACGAGGCACCAGAGGATTGTGAGTACTACCTCTGTGGACCTCCAATGCTTATCAAGACTGTTACAGACTATCTTGACAGCATCGGTGTTGATCAGGATGCAATCATGTACGATAACTTCGGATAAATCAATATCCTATTCATATAAAGCGAGGAACCTTATTGGGCTCCTCGCTTTTTTGTTACCTTGTCTTTTCTCGCTTATTTTGTCTAATTTATACATTTCTTCTAGATTTCCTTGCCAATTCTAAAAAGATGTCTTATCTTTGCAGCCGTGAAACAATTAGCAATGACATATCAGACCAATCCAGCGCAGCAAAGAAACTTTGATTTCTTTGCCTTTTTTAGTGCTTTATATTTGGTAATTTCAGATATTTTGCTAACACACACACACACACACACACACACACACACACACACAGGCGCACCTAGCGTTTAATCATACTTTTTTTCTTCCATCCTACGCGCGCGCGAAGCGTGGCGTAACCCTTGTAAACAAAGGACTTCTAGGAGTTTCCTTTGTTCGCTTTTTTGTGCCCGTTTGCGAGCTATCAAGAAAGCAAAATAAGGACGTTTTAAGTACTGATTTTATCACAAAAGATAATTGTAATTCTCTGATAATAGTTTGTTTTCTCTCGTTGATTTCTCGGGCAGGCAGCAGTGATATGCTGTCTGCCTGTAGAGAGGAGAGGGCAAGCGGTTAAGAAGAATAGATAATGAATTCATCAGGATGTATATAATAAAAGGTGAGCGACAAAGCCACATAGAGAGTAAATAACAACTATTTTAATCAAATCAAAAAGATGATGAAAACAAAAGAACGAAAAGTCTATCTCGTGCCACAGTGCCAGATAGCACACATGAATGAAGAAAGTAACCTTATGGCTACCTCTTTTCCTAGCCAGCACAACCCAGGCCATCACGCTTCTGGCCCATCAAGTGCTAAAGCTGTAGCTGAATGGGAGGATTTAGAAGAGAGTAGTAAGGGAACTTCTTCATCATGGGAAG carries:
- the nqrE gene encoding NADH:ubiquinone reductase (Na(+)-transporting) subunit E, translated to MEHLISLFFRSIFVDNMIFAFFLGMCSYLAVSKSVKTSLGLGVAVTFVLLVTTPINYLLLTKVLGPDCLAEGVDLTYLSFILFIAVIAGIVQIVEMAVEKFSPSLYGALGIFLPLIAVNCAIMGASLFMQQRIGLDPASTQYIGTVWDALVYGTGSGLGWTLAIVAMGAIREKMEYSDVPKPLQGLGITFITVGLMAMAMMCFSGLKI
- a CDS encoding NADH:ubiquinone reductase (Na(+)-transporting) subunit B, with translation MSLRNYLDKIRPNFEEGGKLHAFKSVYDGFETFLYVPNETSKSGTSIHDAIDSKRIMSLVVLSLVPAMLFGMYNIGYQNALAAGKLADATCWGMFLYGMLALLPKILVSYIVGLGIEFAWAQWKGEEIQEGYLVSGILIPLIIPVTTPLWILVLAVAFAVIFTKEIFGGTGMNIFNVALAARAFLFFSYPSKMTGDSIWVAKDSILGLGYTLPDGFTMATPLGEIAQGTSVNASVCDMVLGLIPGSVGETSVIAIAIGAVILLWTNIASWKTMLSVFLGGTVMGLIFHSTGATPIQWYEHLVLGGFCFGAVFMATDPVTSARTETGKWVYGFFIGAMAIIIRVLNPGYPEGMMLAILFGNMFAPLIDYCVVQSNISKRAKRAK
- a CDS encoding NADH:ubiquinone reductase (Na(+)-transporting) subunit D gives rise to the protein MDLFSKQNREVFSNPLNLDNPIMVQVLGICSALAVTSQLKPAIVMGLAVTIITAFSNVIISLIRNTIPNRIRIIVQLVVVAALVTIVSQILKAVAYDVSVELSVYVGLIITNCILMGRLEAFAMTNKPWPSFLDGVGNGLGYAMILVVVGAVREFFGRGSLLGFKILPQSLYDAGYMDNGMMSMPAMALILLGCVIWVHRAYFYKEDKK
- the nqrF gene encoding NADH:ubiquinone reductase (Na(+)-transporting) subunit F, whose protein sequence is MGQFITISIVVFLITILVLVILLLVSKKYLSPSGKVKITINGDKEMTVDQGSSVLSTLNENGVFLPSACGGKGSCGQCKLQVVEGGGEILDSERPHFSRKDVKDHWRLGCQCKVKGDMSLKVPESVMGVKEWECTVISNKNVSSFIKEFKVALPPGEHMDFVPGSYAQISIPAYDCIDYDKDFDKNDIGEEYLGPWKQFNLLSLKGKNPEPTVRAYSMANYPAEGDIITLTVRIATPPFLPRPQVGFQNVPTGIGSTYIFSLKEGDKVMMSGPYGDFHPNFTSGKEMIWIGGGAGMAPLRAQIMHMTKTLHTRDREMHFFYGARSLSEAFFLEDFWELEKEYPNFHFHLSLDRQDPKADEAGVKYYTGFAVNCIRDEYLKDHEAPEDCEYYLCGPPMLIKTVTDYLDSIGVDQDAIMYDNFG
- a CDS encoding Na(+)-translocating NADH-quinone reductase subunit A translates to MANVIKLRKGLDINLTGRAQEQMLPVKSSTEYALVPDDFPGLTPKVTVREGDHVRAGDPLFVDKGCTEVSFASPVSGTVTAVERGERRKVLRVKIAADAQQEYADFGVKDVAGLSADDVKASLLQAGLFGYINQLPYAVATRPDTEPKAIFVSALRDKPLQNDFEFELNGQEKDFQTGLTALAKIAKVYLGIGAKQSASALTGAKDVEVTVFDGPCPAGNVGVQVNHIDPVNKGEVVWTVEPTAVIFFGRLFNTGKVNLTRRVAIAGSMVKQTGYVDALVGTPLKQILVDNIADGCHVRILNGNPLTGVIANEESVLGAHTSEITLIPEGDDVHEIFGWMLPRFNDFSTSHSYFTWLQGKKAYNLDARVKGGERHMIMSGEYDRVLPMDIYSEYLIKSIISGNIDSQEQLGIYEVSPEDFALAEFVDSSKLPLQKIVREGLDILRKENA
- the nqrC gene encoding NADH:ubiquinone reductase (Na(+)-transporting) subunit C, which encodes MKTNSNSYTIIYSAILVLIVAFLLAFVFQALKPMQDANVQLDQQKQILFALNQNRDMSNEEAVKLWKQIIIADDIINADGKVVEAGKQGGVDAGFKLNSKDAKEGKLALFRCKVNGEDKYVIPVYGNGLWGPINGFIAINGDKRTVFGAYFNHESETAGLGAEIKDNKAWQDLFKGKHLFSGNDTQKIALAVEKKIEDPSTQVDAVTGATLTSNGVTEMFHADKGGLQPYVKFLNSK